The DNA window CAAGTACCAATAGAAGATGTTATCAGGGAAACTAAAAAAGGTCTAGCGGTATTTAACTTAGTTGATAGCTCCATCCCTGCCAAAACTTTGTCGAGCATGACCAAGAAATTCGGGGCAATTATTGAAACGGATAGTGACTATCAACAAAGAGTTAATTCCCTCGCCACACGACCACAGTTTTTGAAACCACCAGAACAAACAGCGCAATCCCCACCTAACCAATCTATAACTCCATTACTCTCCACTACTTCTTCTACACCAGACATTAGTAATCACGTGAAAACCGAACCTTTAGGTGTAGATAAATACCCGACAGTTACTATTGATGACTTGAGAAATTGGTATAATGCCGCAGATAAGTTAGGGAAGTCGGAGAATTACAAAAAACGCATTGTAGAAGTGGCTAATGGGTTTAAAGCTGGTGAGCAATTATCAGCCGAAGCGTTGATAGTAATGAATCAAGATACATTTGAGCTTGAAAGAATCAGTCGGCTGACTCAAATTGCTCAAAGGATTGGCATGGTCTGGGGTAAGACCAATGAAAATGGCACTCAAGTTTTGGGAAAAATTTATGATATAACCTTTAGTACCCAGCAGAGGGATTTAACTATTTCGCAGAAAAATGGAGAGGTAATTTTCAACTTGCAATCTGGTCAGGTGCAGACTAATAACCTAACTCTACAGATATTGCAAACTTTTGAGGATGTTAATACTCAAATTGATAAAATATTAGCTAAATCTCAAACACAACAAGTAGACTTACAAAGATAGATTTATCCTAGAATAGCCTTTTTAAGCAATATAAAAGGAGAACAACACTATGGAGACGGCTAATTTAGAGCAAGCACAGGTTTCTTATAATCAAGGTCAATTTTGAATTTTGAATTTTGAATTCAAAAAGTGGTCAAATTCCATCTGGGCAATATTGAGGGCGCTAAAAAAGATTTATTTAAAGCTTTTGGTTTGTATGAGGCGCGAGGGAATATGATTTGTTGTGCTTTTACTCGGAGCTTGATTATGGAGATTTTTCGAGATCATGAAGTTTACAAAGATTTGTTTGGGGTTGAAAGTAGGATAGTCAAATCGAAAAAGTAGCCACTTTTGTCGAGCGGCTACAAATTTCCTAGAACGGCAAAACTAACTGGAGAGGTAGAGACTAAAGGCTTAATTACGTATGGGTCTTAAAAAATATCAAACGAGTTTACTATGCTTCCAACTTACCTCTAGCAAGTTTTACCGCTCTAGCAAATTTCATCCAAGAATCTGAATCACAGCAGCTAAAATTGACGGTGCTTTATCGTTAGTTGGAATGAATACTCGCTTTTTCCATTGAATGATTTCGGTAAAGCAACCAACAGCCACAAGCCTTTCAGCCAACGATAAAGCATTCACTAGCTCAATCCGCCGCTCATCAGCAATAGAGGAACAGCGTAAGGTTACTCCTCCAGGTAACTGTTGTGAATAATGCTCGTTAAGTACCAAAGAAACTAATTCTTCTGGACTCAATAACTTATTCTTCATGCCTAATTGTTCAGCAACACTACGAATATTCTCCGCACTGATTACGCGACCCAGTACTTTCTCGCCATCACTAGTTTGCAGTCGAAATACTCGACTGTTCTGTTGTGGTAGGATTTTCCAAATAGGCAGAAGAATGCCAGTGACAAGGTGAATGTAATCAGTAGTGAATTTGGGTAGTTCATCCACTTCTTTTGACCAAACTGTGACAAAAGAAGAAGTTGAAACCTCTTTCCAAGTAGACGATTCCAACTTATCAACTGGGACACGAGTTTCCTTCTGTGGTCGCACAAGTAAAACCCGTGGCACTACCCCACCATCACCATCAAAGAAACTATGAGTCGGGATAGATACAGCCGCATTACCAGATTTCTCATTCACCATGAGTTGCCCGTGGTACTGAGTAACAAACTCAAGCATTTCGGTAGCAGTTTTGATGTTAGTCTTTTGGATGCGCTCAATTTTCAGGTAATTGGTAACGCTACCAGTGCCAGGATGTGTATAAACTACTTCCTGGTTTTCGATAGTAAACCGTTCTGCCCGAAGTGTTTCCACTCCAACCTCAAAGATCCCATGAGCGATCGCTGTCTCGATCTGTTGACTTAGCAGTAACTCGAACCGCTCGAAAATGAGATTCTGCATTCTAATTCTTAAAGCCAGCAGACGATTGAGAAACTGCCGCAAAGGTGGTAAGTCGATTTTCATTCCTCCTTCAGTGGAAGTCAGCGATAACCCAGTAAGAAGCTCAAATGTTCCTAAAGGAACTTCAGCAAATCTGCCCTGGAAAATCTGCTTGAACAATTCATACAAAGCATATTCAGCATAATTCGATTCCAAATTATCCGATTCATTGAATATCCCGTTGCCGCCCGTTTGCCTTTGTCCACGGGTAAGTGCGCCTAGACTGTCCAATCTCCGAGCGATTGTGGAGATAAACCGACGTTCACCCCTGACATTGGTAGTCACAGGTCGAAATATTGGTGCAGATGCTTGGTTTGTACGGTGACTGCGCCCAAGTCCCTGAATTGCGTTATCAGCCCTCCAGCCGGCTTCGAGTAAGTAGTGCGATCGCCTTTTACGATTCACGGCGTTCAAATCCGCATGATAGCTACATCCAGTACCGCCAGCGTCACTAAAGATGAGAATTTGTTTTTCATCAGCCATGAATGCTGTAGTTTCAGCAATATTCGTCCCATCACCTCTTGAATCCACAAATAGCCGTCCGGTTTCGGATTTCAGTACCCGTTTGCTCCGTCCTGTGACTTCAGCCACTTGCTTATAACCAAAGTGCCACAATAGTTGCTCTAAAGCTCCAGGGATAGGGTCAAGGCTTGCGAGTTTGTCAACCAGTCCATCTCGTAACACCAAGGCTGCTTGTGAGATAATGGGCGAACCATCAGCATCAAAGGCTGGATCTGAACGTTCTTCACCATCAACGCCAGAATGAATTTCGTGCAAGTGAACGGGAAAGGCACTCATTAAGTAATCCATGACATACTCACGCGGAGTCAGGTCAAGGTTTAAGTCCTTCCATTCCGAAGCGGGAACTTCATGAAGTCGTCGTTTCAACAGTTCCTCATTGGTCGAAACTATTTGCACAACAACAGCGTAACCCTGGGCGATATCTTGCTCAATGGCGTTGATTAGTTTCGGGCATTTCATCCCGGTTAATAGATGATTAAAGAATCGTTGTTTATGCGATTCAAACTGAGACATCGCGGACATTTTAGCCATGTGATTGTATGTTTTTGAGCCAGAAATGTTACACGCCTCCAATGCTTTGTGCAAGTTATTGTGGATAATTTGAAAAGCGTCGGCGTAACTGTCGTAGATTTTTTCTTGGGTAGGCGTGAGTTCAATTTCTAAGGTGTCGTATTCAACACCTTCAAAACTGAGCGATCGCGCCAGATATAATCCCAGCGCTTTCAAATCCCTGGCAACAACTTCCATCGCCGCAATGCCACCCACTTCAATGGATTCCACAAAATCTTCACGAGATGTAAACGGGAAGTCGCCAGTCTGCCAAAGTCCCAGGCGATTAGCGTAAGACAGATTCGAGACTTTGGTCGCTCCGGTAGCCGACACGTAAATCACCCGTGCAAGAGGTAATGCATTTTGTAGTCGTAGTCCAACAATACCCTGCATAGATGCTTTTACCAATCCCAGCTTACCCTCTTGTGCCATCGCGTTGCCCATCGAATGGCATTCATCAAAGGCGATCGCTCCTGAAAAGTCAATACCTGCCCATTCAATGATTTGTTTGAGTCGGCTTTTACCACCCTTCTGGGATCTTAAAGTAGAGTATGTAGCAAAGAGAACACCTTGCGAAAAGGGGATTGGATCACCTAGTTTGATATTGCCGAGGTCGATGATGTCTTTTTCACTACCACCCAGCGCACACCAATCACGTCGCGCATCCTCAATCAGCGCAGAACTTTTGGAAATCCAGATAGCTTTCTTTTGCCCCTGACACCAGTTATCTAAAACGATACCAGCAACCTGCCGCCCCTTACCAGAACCTGTGGAGTCGCCAAGAAACCAGCCGCGTCTGAACCTCACAGCGTTTTGCTCATTGTTCGCCGCGACTGTCACGTTATCAAGGGAGTCATCTACAAAGTAGGAACCTGTGAGAAATCCTGAGTGGGCAAGACCAGCGTAAATCACGCTTTCAAGTTGTGCTTCAGATAACAACCCTTGTGTAACAATATGTCGAGGCAGATGAGGTTTATAGGTAGGGACAGGAGGAGACACAAGTGCTAGCGCTGCGCTTTCGCACAAGAGCGAGGGATGAGGTAAAGCATCCTTAATCCGAACTCGTTGTGGACGATAGCTTTCATAGAGGGCATCTTTTAGCCCTTCGGTTGCAGTCCACTCGACAACCTCATAATCTAGGGGCACAACATCTAGAAATTGGGATATTTCTTGATGTTGCGGTGTCGAGTCGCTCTGTTTCGGCTCTCTAATATTTAAATTAATCGCAATTGAAGCAGTAGCTTGAGCATTCAGATTTTGTCGTTGCCACACCAGTCGGGTTGGGAGTTGCTCAATCAGCTTCAGCAGTTCTGCAAGCTCCACTGTATGCGGTATACAAGCAATGTCAGTGGGATCAGCAGGCGGAACTTTATCAATCACGGTAATTCGGGTATCCATTTGTGTCCCGTGCTTGGAGTACACTTTGCCGTTGACCCCGACTGAAAGCACAACTGTTGCTTTCTCCTGTATCTTGGTAAAAGTTTCTCGCCAAGTCGGATTACTGGGAGAGAACCAGTTTGCAGAGATTGTTACTAACCGTCCGCCATCAGCTAGTCTTTGTAAGGCTGAGTTAACATGACGTGGTGTGGCATCCGGGTTACGATTGCTCACCTTGGGCGATGATGAAAACGGTGGATTCATCAGCACTACAGATGGTTGAGTTTTACCCGCTAGGTAATCGTTGATTTGTTCGGCGTTGACAGAGAATAAAGGAACACCGCCAAACAAGCGTCGCAGGATTTTATTTCTGTCTTGTGCTAATTCATTGAGCATCAAGCTTGCACCTTTGAGTTTGGCGAACTGTGCAAGAATGCCTGTACCAGCACTCGGCTCTAGAACCAAATCATTACTGTTGATTTGTCCAGCCATTGCTACCAAGTAAGCTAGGGGCAAGGGTGTAGAGAACTGTTGTAGTTTTAACTGTTCTTCAGAACGGCGGGTGTGCGTGGGGCAAAGCGATTCCAGAAGTTGCAATTCTAAGAGAGGATTTTGTGGCAATCCTTTGCGTCGCAGATATAGGATAAGTGCAACTTCGACTGCCTCATAAGCGTCCTTCCACTGCCAAGCCCCCTCTGCCGCAGTGCCAAGAAAGTACCGATTCATTTGTGAAGAGATTGTCTTTGTTGCCAGGGGACGA is part of the Nostoc sp. UHCC 0926 genome and encodes:
- a CDS encoding strawberry notch family protein — encoded protein: MVSQIATQGSLFDLISVLDYGQSVVNVAEELVKSLLNDRPLATKTISSQMNRYFLGTAAEGAWQWKDAYEAVEVALILYLRRKGLPQNPLLELQLLESLCPTHTRRSEEQLKLQQFSTPLPLAYLVAMAGQINSNDLVLEPSAGTGILAQFAKLKGASLMLNELAQDRNKILRRLFGGVPLFSVNAEQINDYLAGKTQPSVVLMNPPFSSSPKVSNRNPDATPRHVNSALQRLADGGRLVTISANWFSPSNPTWRETFTKIQEKATVVLSVGVNGKVYSKHGTQMDTRITVIDKVPPADPTDIACIPHTVELAELLKLIEQLPTRLVWQRQNLNAQATASIAINLNIREPKQSDSTPQHQEISQFLDVVPLDYEVVEWTATEGLKDALYESYRPQRVRIKDALPHPSLLCESAALALVSPPVPTYKPHLPRHIVTQGLLSEAQLESVIYAGLAHSGFLTGSYFVDDSLDNVTVAANNEQNAVRFRRGWFLGDSTGSGKGRQVAGIVLDNWCQGQKKAIWISKSSALIEDARRDWCALGGSEKDIIDLGNIKLGDPIPFSQGVLFATYSTLRSQKGGKSRLKQIIEWAGIDFSGAIAFDECHSMGNAMAQEGKLGLVKASMQGIVGLRLQNALPLARVIYVSATGATKVSNLSYANRLGLWQTGDFPFTSREDFVESIEVGGIAAMEVVARDLKALGLYLARSLSFEGVEYDTLEIELTPTQEKIYDSYADAFQIIHNNLHKALEACNISGSKTYNHMAKMSAMSQFESHKQRFFNHLLTGMKCPKLINAIEQDIAQGYAVVVQIVSTNEELLKRRLHEVPASEWKDLNLDLTPREYVMDYLMSAFPVHLHEIHSGVDGEERSDPAFDADGSPIISQAALVLRDGLVDKLASLDPIPGALEQLLWHFGYKQVAEVTGRSKRVLKSETGRLFVDSRGDGTNIAETTAFMADEKQILIFSDAGGTGCSYHADLNAVNRKRRSHYLLEAGWRADNAIQGLGRSHRTNQASAPIFRPVTTNVRGERRFISTIARRLDSLGALTRGQRQTGGNGIFNESDNLESNYAEYALYELFKQIFQGRFAEVPLGTFELLTGLSLTSTEGGMKIDLPPLRQFLNRLLALRIRMQNLIFERFELLLSQQIETAIAHGIFEVGVETLRAERFTIENQEVVYTHPGTGSVTNYLKIERIQKTNIKTATEMLEFVTQYHGQLMVNEKSGNAAVSIPTHSFFDGDGGVVPRVLLVRPQKETRVPVDKLESSTWKEVSTSSFVTVWSKEVDELPKFTTDYIHLVTGILLPIWKILPQQNSRVFRLQTSDGEKVLGRVISAENIRSVAEQLGMKNKLLSPEELVSLVLNEHYSQQLPGGVTLRCSSIADERRIELVNALSLAERLVAVGCFTEIIQWKKRVFIPTNDKAPSILAAVIQILG